From Rutidosis leptorrhynchoides isolate AG116_Rl617_1_P2 chromosome 3, CSIRO_AGI_Rlap_v1, whole genome shotgun sequence, a single genomic window includes:
- the LOC139901016 gene encoding uncharacterized protein — protein sequence MAPDRTKFLRDEVKKLVEARILREVKYQTWVANPVMVRKPDNSWRMCVDFTDINKACSKVNYPLPEIDWKVESINGYQFKSFLDASKGYHQIPMAMRDQDKTAFHTPDGIFCYIMMPFGLKNAGATYQRLIDKTFKDQIGRNVEAYVDDIVIKSHTEDSMLRDTLETFESLRKVNMKLNPKKCTFGVEEGKFLGYVVTKRGIKANPKKIQAIEDMVSPKTKKEVQSLNGSLAALTRFLSRAADRSLPFMKVLKSCLNKRDFKWTKEAENAFQNIKQLLKELPTLTAPIAGENIKKFVWNDIVCRYGLPNEIVSDNGKQFADNHFRSWCEELNIKQTFNSVAHPQANGQAEVTNKEIVAGIKARLGLSQTKWVDEVPYVLWAHRTTPKRSTGETPFSLMYGTEAVIPAEIRVPTERILAFDIENNSSILRENLNLLEERRIMAAIRQADAKQKMAKYYNKRVRYVQFKEGDLVLRDNEASRQEKQGKLGPRWEGPYKITKMSQYSVSSLPTKEKFFPRWQKFNHKQKIEMAVDKRRNPLNIQTIECIYDRHDVKIIQIVYD from the exons ATGGCTCCTGATCGAACAAAGTTTCTCAGAGATGAAGTTAAAAAACTTGTGGAAGCTAGAATATTACGAGAGgtaaaatatcaaacatgggtaGCGAATCCGGTGATGGTTAGAAAACCAGATAATTCATGGAGGATGTGTGTGGATTTTACAGACATCAATAAGGCATGTTCGAAAGTTAACTACCCTTTACCAGAAATTGATTGGAAAGTCGAGTCTATCAATGGGTATCAGTTCAAATCATTTTTGGATGCATCTAAGGGgtatcatcaaatcccaatggcaATGCGTGATCAAGATAAAACAGCATTCCACACGCCAGATGGAATTTTTTGCTACATCATGATGCCTTTTGGATTAAAAAATGCAGGGGCAACTTACCAACGCTTAATTGACAAAACATTTAAAGATCAAATAGGAAGGAATGTCGAAgcctatgttgatgacattgttatTAAAAGCCACACAGAAGACAGTATGCTCAGAGATACTCTTGAAACGTTTGAATCATTACGAAAAGTCAATATGAAATTGAATCCTAAAAAATGCACTTTTGGTGTGGAAGAAGGCAAGTTCTTAGGTTATGTTGTTACGAAGAGGGGAATCaaggctaatccaaaaaagattcaGGCAATTGAAGATATGGTATCTCCCAAAACAAAGAAAGAAGTTCAAAGCTTGAATGGGAGTTTGGCAGCTCTAACAAGGTTTTTATCAAGGGCAGCAGATCGATCGCTCCCATTTATGAAGGTTTTAAAGAGTTGTTTGAACAAAAGAGACTTTAAATGGACAAAAGAAGCAGAAAACGCTTTTCAGAATATTAAACAACTCTTAAAAGAATTACCTACTTTAACAGCACCAATAGCTGGAGAAAACATAAAGAAATTTGTCTGGAATGACATTGTGTGCAGATATGGATTACCAAATGAAATTGTGAGTGATAACGGTAAGCAGTTTGCAGATAACCACTTCAGAAGCTGGTGTGAAGAGCTAAACATTAAGCAAACGTTTAACTCAGTGGCTCACCCACAAGCCAATGGGCAGGCCGAAGTAACAAACAAAGAAATCGTGGCTGGCATAAAGGCTAGGTTGGGGTTGAGTCAGACTAAGTGGGTGGATGAAGTGCCATATGTATTGTGGGCTCACCGCACAACGCCAAAACGGAGCACGGGTGAAACACCATTCAGTTTGATGTATGGTACTGAGGCAGTGATACCAGCTGAAATCCGTGTTCCAACAGAAAGGATTTTGGCATTTGATATCGAAAACAATTCATCCATCTTACGTGAAAATTTGAATTTATTGGAAGAAAGGCGAATCATGGCCGCCATCCGTCAAGCGGATGCAAAGcagaaaatggcaaaatattataacaagcgAGTCAGATATGTGCAATTCAAGGAGGGGGATCTTGTGTTAAGAGATAATGAAGCAAGTCGACAAGAGAAGCAAGGGAAGTTAGGGCCACGATGGGAGGGCCCATATAAAATTACAAAG ATGTCACAATACAGTGTGTCATCCCTGCCCACAAAAGAGAAGTTTTTTCCTCGATGGCAGAAGTTCAATCATAAGCAAAAGATTGAAATGGCAGTGGATAAACGTAGAAATCCACTGAACATCCAGACAATAGAATGTATCTACGACCGTCATGACGTAAAAATTATACAAATAGTATATGACTAG